Proteins found in one Pontibacter sp. SGAir0037 genomic segment:
- a CDS encoding GNAT family N-acetyltransferase, which translates to MAFTHICKAFQELSPDEMYDMLRLRSEVFVVEQNCVFLDLDNKDQKCHHLLLYQDNKLAATARLVPPGLSYEHNMSIGRIVTSPAVRGTGVGKVLMQLSLDACYRLYGAGPIKIGAQVYARKFYEAFGFEQSGEVYDEDGIDHIEMTKA; encoded by the coding sequence ATGGCTTTTACCCACATCTGCAAAGCTTTTCAGGAGCTGTCTCCTGATGAAATGTACGACATGCTCCGGCTACGAAGCGAGGTATTTGTAGTAGAACAAAACTGTGTATTCTTGGATCTTGACAATAAAGACCAGAAGTGCCACCACTTGCTGCTATACCAGGATAATAAGTTGGCCGCTACAGCGCGACTTGTACCGCCGGGCCTGTCTTACGAGCACAACATGTCGATTGGCCGCATTGTAACCAGCCCGGCTGTAAGAGGCACCGGCGTAGGCAAAGTGCTAATGCAACTATCGCTGGATGCCTGCTATAGACTTTATGGCGCAGGCCCGATCAAGATCGGAGCACAGGTGTATGCCCGAAAATTTTACGAGGCCTTCGGTTTTGAGCAGTCAGGCGAAGTATACGACGAAGATGGGATCGACCACATAGAAATGACCAAAGCCTAA
- a CDS encoding DUF3820 family protein: protein MSEQTQPNADILLDLVKVQMPFGKYKGTTLCDLPVSYLEWFYSQGLPAGKLGMQLATIYEIKTNGLEYLLEPLKKQARQHTRRF from the coding sequence ATGTCTGAACAAACACAACCCAATGCTGATATTTTGCTGGACCTGGTAAAAGTGCAGATGCCTTTCGGCAAGTATAAGGGCACTACCTTATGCGATCTGCCGGTTTCTTACCTGGAGTGGTTTTACAGCCAGGGCCTGCCAGCCGGCAAACTCGGGATGCAATTAGCTACCATCTACGAAATCAAAACCAATGGCCTAGAGTATCTGCTGGAGCCCCTGAAAAAGCAGGCACGGCAGCATACAAGGCGATTTTAA
- a CDS encoding AEC family transporter, which translates to MDVFNKLLTNVLPLYAFIGAGYVASRWFGLKSKPVSWVLLYILIPIVIFENIVDADLNQFLVVAAIVFALCLLMSLPAWLTHRYLVKDFNKYLLSCSFSYFNIGWFGIPVVLALFGEEKMALIISAYMGNVFYGDTIGYYLVSRSKDLPVMASVKNVLKIPAIYACIVAIAANLLGFELPESVGPVMEGVSWVLSALGMVMIGIGLTEVKFKKVDYKMFGKILGVRYVIAAILLGLLVLGESGLVGQLEAEDQKLLLLIPLFPIAANLVVFASFLDTEKENAALVVSLSSIISLILVPVACVLLFQ; encoded by the coding sequence ATGGATGTATTTAATAAACTGCTCACCAATGTGCTGCCGCTCTATGCCTTTATAGGCGCCGGCTATGTAGCCAGCCGCTGGTTCGGCTTAAAAAGCAAACCGGTTTCGTGGGTGCTGCTCTATATACTGATCCCGATCGTGATTTTCGAAAACATTGTGGATGCCGATCTGAACCAGTTTCTGGTGGTAGCTGCCATTGTGTTTGCACTGTGCCTGCTCATGAGCCTGCCTGCCTGGCTCACGCACCGTTATCTTGTCAAAGATTTTAACAAGTACCTGCTTTCCTGTTCCTTCTCCTACTTTAATATTGGCTGGTTCGGTATTCCGGTTGTGCTGGCTTTGTTCGGGGAAGAGAAAATGGCGCTTATCATCAGTGCCTACATGGGCAACGTGTTTTACGGCGATACCATTGGCTACTACCTGGTTTCCAGGAGCAAAGACTTACCTGTGATGGCTTCTGTGAAGAACGTACTTAAGATTCCGGCAATTTATGCCTGTATAGTGGCGATTGCCGCCAATTTACTGGGCTTTGAATTGCCTGAGTCTGTAGGACCTGTTATGGAAGGAGTCAGTTGGGTATTATCAGCCCTGGGCATGGTGATGATCGGGATCGGCTTAACCGAAGTCAAGTTCAAGAAAGTGGATTATAAAATGTTCGGGAAAATACTTGGTGTGCGCTATGTCATAGCCGCCATTTTGCTGGGCCTGCTGGTGCTGGGCGAGTCCGGCCTGGTAGGGCAGCTAGAGGCAGAAGATCAGAAACTGCTGTTGCTTATCCCTCTTTTCCCGATTGCAGCCAACCTGGTGGTATTTGCCTCTTTCCTGGATACAGAAAAAGAGAATGCCGCTTTAGTAGTCTCTCTTTCTTCTATCATTTCCCTGATATTGGTTCCGGTAGCATGCGTGCTGCTGTTCCAGTAA
- a CDS encoding FAD/NAD(P)-binding protein — protein MLKLDIRYLMNSTTIAIVGGGANGVATFVHLVLKLIVSPVKCEHVKIVLIEKDREFGPGLAYGTKEEGHLLNTSAGLMGIFAEEPLHFVEWLYKNRETVQQEYAGIEIDANSYVPRHLYGRYLKATLSEYKDVAQRHNLRVSWLHDEVTDAEITDKRVVLALRSGAEVKADFAVLATGTPEPNNFPHLKESPQYVDFPWPSDRLLRKIPRDAAVSMLGTSLTAIDTIVTLTDNGHRGKLTLYSRNGLLPRVQTPFDVPFEREVLTLAQIRKMIREKKRTLRAKDLFRLFRAEAERVMGIQDSWKQFSRVERPHLELLKQDLELALKGESVFQNIAFSTRYLSFEAWKLLPEDQKVLFMKWFGAHWDINRHSMPPQNARKLLRLLESGQLTIKPHSSKVEWKPEEKKFYMYLEDGSTDQATYLVNATGTAKKIERMEIPLLQALLHKKQLLPYKAGGIKANPDTLQIIVPGKPQARLYGVGQLLNGELLDTNSVWFNVACVDRMTNDILHRLANGCI, from the coding sequence TTGCTTAAACTGGATATCCGATACCTGATGAATTCAACCACCATTGCCATTGTTGGCGGAGGAGCAAATGGCGTTGCTACCTTTGTGCATCTTGTGCTAAAGCTTATAGTTTCACCTGTAAAGTGCGAGCATGTAAAAATTGTTTTAATAGAAAAAGACCGTGAGTTTGGGCCCGGACTGGCTTATGGTACAAAGGAGGAAGGGCATCTGCTGAATACCTCGGCCGGGCTGATGGGTATTTTTGCTGAAGAGCCGCTGCATTTTGTGGAATGGCTATACAAGAACAGGGAAACAGTACAGCAGGAGTATGCCGGAATTGAGATAGATGCAAACAGCTACGTGCCCCGCCACTTGTACGGTCGTTACCTGAAAGCAACTCTGAGCGAGTATAAAGATGTTGCGCAGCGCCATAACCTCCGGGTCAGCTGGCTGCACGATGAAGTGACTGATGCCGAGATAACTGACAAACGTGTTGTGCTCGCATTAAGATCAGGTGCTGAGGTAAAAGCTGACTTTGCCGTGCTGGCAACAGGCACACCGGAACCTAATAATTTCCCACATTTAAAGGAATCTCCGCAATACGTCGATTTTCCCTGGCCTTCTGACCGGCTTCTCCGGAAAATTCCGCGGGATGCTGCTGTAAGTATGTTAGGTACCAGCCTGACAGCTATCGATACCATAGTTACATTGACAGACAACGGGCACCGCGGAAAACTAACTCTGTACTCTCGTAATGGTTTATTGCCGAGGGTGCAAACTCCTTTTGATGTGCCTTTTGAGCGGGAGGTGCTTACGCTTGCACAAATCCGGAAGATGATCCGTGAAAAGAAAAGGACGCTCCGGGCAAAAGATCTTTTTCGCCTGTTCAGAGCCGAAGCGGAGCGCGTAATGGGCATCCAGGATTCCTGGAAACAGTTTAGCCGGGTAGAGAGGCCTCACCTGGAACTGCTGAAGCAGGACCTGGAGCTGGCACTAAAAGGGGAGAGCGTATTTCAGAATATAGCTTTCTCAACGCGATATCTTTCTTTCGAAGCCTGGAAGCTGCTGCCCGAGGACCAGAAAGTCTTATTCATGAAATGGTTTGGTGCGCACTGGGACATTAACCGCCACAGCATGCCGCCGCAGAACGCCCGAAAATTGCTCCGTTTACTGGAATCGGGGCAACTAACTATAAAGCCGCACTCGAGCAAAGTGGAATGGAAACCTGAGGAGAAAAAGTTTTACATGTACCTGGAAGACGGCTCAACAGACCAGGCTACTTACTTGGTAAATGCGACAGGTACTGCCAAGAAAATCGAGAGGATGGAGATTCCCTTGTTACAGGCATTGCTGCACAAAAAGCAACTGTTACCTTATAAAGCAGGTGGTATAAAGGCTAACCCGGATACACTTCAGATTATAGTGCCAGGCAAGCCACAGGCTCGCTTGTATGGAGTGGGGCAGCTGTTAAACGGAGAGTTGCTGGATACAAATTCTGTTTGGTTTAATGTTGCCTGCGTAGACCGTATGACAAACGATATTCTTCACCGCCTGGCCAATGGATGTATTTAA
- a CDS encoding DUF4268 domain-containing protein has protein sequence MYTREQASQLRQAFWTAFGQYIAPHPSAEGMKTNWLNYKTGFKNLYFRMVAEKKSASIGIEMTHPDAELQQLFFEQFEQLKALLHETLGEEWEWELHTTDDNGRTISRIYKEIEKVNVFNKDDWPALISFFKPRIIALDEFWSDAKYSFEELK, from the coding sequence ATGTACACAAGAGAACAAGCATCACAACTGCGCCAGGCTTTCTGGACAGCCTTCGGGCAATACATAGCACCGCATCCTTCAGCGGAAGGCATGAAAACGAACTGGCTTAACTATAAAACAGGCTTTAAGAATTTATATTTCAGAATGGTGGCCGAAAAGAAAAGCGCATCCATTGGTATAGAAATGACGCATCCGGATGCGGAACTGCAACAACTTTTTTTTGAACAGTTTGAGCAGTTGAAAGCCCTGCTGCACGAAACACTGGGGGAAGAATGGGAGTGGGAGCTTCATACAACAGACGATAATGGCCGCACGATCAGCAGAATTTACAAGGAAATAGAGAAGGTAAATGTTTTCAACAAAGACGACTGGCCAGCTCTTATTTCATTTTTCAAGCCCCGCATTATCGCTCTGGATGAATTCTGGAGTGATGCCAAATACAGTTTCGAGGAACTGAAATAA
- a CDS encoding gluconate:H+ symporter: MALLILFAGIIALLILIIVFKFNTFISLILVSIGVGIAEGMAVKDVLVSVQKGLGDTLGSLVLILGFGAMLGSLVSESGAAQRITQGLIRQFGRKNLQWAMVLTGFIVGLPMFYNAGFVILIPLVFTVAASAGVPLLYVGVPMAAALSVTHGFLPPHPGPTAIAVIFGADIALTLLYGLILAVPTIILAGPVFTSMIKNLKAEPPANLFTPRHFTEEEMPGYGISILTALVPIILMATAAVLSITVPATSAIRQLFEFIGDPVIALLISVLVALYTLGLSRGKSMAELMKSTTDSVTSISMILLIIGAGGALKQVLVDSGVGNFITGLIEGTTLSPLFIAWLITALLRVCLGSATVAAITGAGIALPMLASTGVNPELMVLSIGAGSLMFSHVNDPGFWMFKEYFNLTIPQTILTWSLMETIVSVLGLIGVLLLEPVV; the protein is encoded by the coding sequence ATGGCTTTGCTGATCCTTTTTGCAGGTATTATAGCACTTCTCATCCTGATCATCGTCTTCAAGTTTAACACATTTATTTCTCTTATCCTGGTATCAATCGGCGTGGGGATAGCAGAAGGGATGGCTGTAAAAGATGTGCTGGTATCGGTGCAGAAGGGTTTGGGCGACACACTTGGTTCGCTTGTCTTAATTCTGGGTTTTGGTGCCATGCTGGGAAGCCTGGTGTCTGAAAGCGGGGCGGCACAACGTATCACACAAGGGCTGATCAGGCAGTTCGGAAGAAAAAACCTGCAGTGGGCAATGGTGCTGACAGGTTTTATCGTAGGCTTGCCGATGTTTTACAATGCCGGTTTTGTTATCCTGATTCCACTGGTGTTTACAGTAGCTGCTTCGGCAGGCGTGCCGCTGCTTTATGTAGGCGTACCTATGGCGGCGGCCCTGTCGGTAACGCATGGCTTTTTGCCGCCTCACCCAGGCCCTACTGCAATTGCCGTTATCTTCGGAGCCGATATTGCTTTAACGCTATTGTACGGGCTCATTCTGGCAGTGCCCACCATCATTCTGGCAGGCCCGGTGTTTACCAGCATGATCAAGAACCTGAAGGCAGAGCCACCTGCTAATTTGTTTACTCCCCGGCACTTTACAGAAGAGGAGATGCCTGGCTACGGAATCAGCATTTTAACAGCGTTGGTGCCTATTATACTAATGGCCACGGCTGCTGTACTTTCCATTACTGTACCGGCTACTTCTGCTATAAGGCAACTGTTTGAATTTATAGGAGATCCGGTTATAGCGCTGCTTATCTCTGTGTTAGTGGCTTTGTATACGTTGGGGCTAAGCCGCGGTAAAAGCATGGCGGAGCTAATGAAATCCACCACGGATTCGGTAACAAGTATTTCTATGATTCTGCTCATTATCGGGGCAGGCGGTGCTTTAAAACAGGTGCTGGTGGATAGCGGGGTGGGAAACTTTATCACCGGCCTTATAGAAGGCACAACTTTGTCGCCGCTGTTTATTGCCTGGTTAATAACTGCGCTGCTGCGCGTTTGCCTGGGCTCTGCCACGGTGGCTGCCATTACAGGAGCTGGTATAGCGTTGCCCATGCTGGCCTCTACAGGAGTCAACCCCGAGTTAATGGTCTTGTCCATCGGAGCCGGGAGCCTTATGTTTTCGCATGTCAACGATCCTGGCTTCTGGATGTTTAAAGAGTATTTTAATCTTACGATCCCGCAAACCATTCTCACCTGGTCTCTGATGGAAACAATCGTATCTGTGCTGGGGCTGATTGGCGTGCTATTGCTGGAGCCGGTTGTTTAG
- a CDS encoding gluconokinase has protein sequence MKHEAIVGMDIGTTSTKAVAFDAAGAFLYQYTIEYPLLDTEPGYAEQDPDVVLQAVLDALKIVAAELAVKGYVLEGVSFSSAMHSFMALDAQGNLLTKCIIWADTRSKEYVRSLKNTALGHQIYLETGTPLHPMSPLLKLCWFKDHEPDIFCKAHKFIGIKEYVFFRLFGEFIIDYSIASATGLFNIFKLQWQASALDVAGITPDKLSQPVTPAYTLRNLQAGYAAYLGINPATPFIVGASDGCLANLGSNAVRPGQAAVTIGTSGAIRVMASRPATDIQERIFSYILTPRHFVLGGAVNNGGIVLRWFRNNFGEQEIAEALAMHADPYVLLCDKASTVPAGAEGLIFLPYLLGERAPIWDADARGCFFGIHFNHTRLHFLRALLEGVIFSVYDVCQALEQTTEPVTAIFASGGFARSAMWVQMLADICNIKVHLTETPEGSAFGAAIMGMYALGKVESLEVTEKMVQVIRTFDPDPQAHETYMKTYALYKALYPKLKDCFTEVVSLEK, from the coding sequence ATGAAGCACGAAGCTATAGTAGGTATGGATATTGGCACAACCAGTACAAAGGCAGTTGCCTTTGATGCAGCAGGCGCTTTTCTTTACCAGTATACTATAGAATACCCGCTGCTGGATACAGAGCCGGGATATGCTGAACAAGACCCGGACGTGGTGCTTCAGGCAGTATTGGATGCCTTAAAAATTGTGGCGGCTGAACTGGCCGTTAAAGGCTATGTGCTGGAGGGGGTGAGTTTTAGCAGCGCCATGCATAGCTTTATGGCACTGGATGCACAGGGCAACCTGCTCACAAAATGCATTATATGGGCCGATACGAGAAGTAAAGAGTATGTGAGAAGTCTGAAGAACACCGCTTTGGGGCATCAGATCTACCTGGAAACAGGCACACCTCTTCACCCCATGTCACCCTTGCTTAAACTCTGCTGGTTTAAAGACCACGAGCCGGATATCTTTTGCAAAGCTCATAAGTTTATCGGCATAAAAGAGTATGTGTTCTTCCGGTTGTTTGGTGAATTTATAATAGATTACTCTATTGCCTCCGCTACAGGCCTTTTTAATATTTTCAAGCTGCAATGGCAGGCATCGGCTCTTGATGTTGCCGGCATTACTCCTGATAAGCTTTCGCAACCTGTTACGCCTGCCTATACGCTTCGTAATCTGCAAGCAGGTTATGCCGCCTATCTAGGCATAAACCCTGCAACACCTTTTATAGTTGGTGCCAGCGATGGCTGCCTGGCAAACCTCGGGTCTAATGCTGTCAGGCCGGGGCAGGCTGCTGTCACTATCGGAACCAGCGGGGCTATCCGGGTTATGGCCAGCAGGCCCGCCACCGATATACAGGAACGTATTTTTAGCTATATTCTGACTCCCCGGCATTTTGTGTTAGGAGGGGCCGTAAATAACGGGGGCATTGTGCTGCGTTGGTTCAGGAACAACTTTGGGGAACAGGAAATAGCAGAAGCACTGGCCATGCATGCAGACCCCTATGTACTGCTGTGCGATAAGGCTTCTACTGTGCCGGCCGGTGCCGAAGGACTTATTTTCTTACCTTATTTATTGGGAGAGCGTGCCCCTATCTGGGATGCGGATGCACGTGGCTGCTTCTTTGGAATTCATTTTAACCATACCCGCTTACATTTTTTAAGGGCTTTGCTGGAAGGTGTTATTTTTAGTGTATATGATGTATGCCAGGCCCTGGAGCAAACAACTGAACCGGTTACAGCTATTTTTGCCAGTGGCGGTTTTGCCCGCTCTGCTATGTGGGTGCAGATGCTGGCCGATATCTGCAATATAAAAGTGCACCTGACAGAAACACCTGAGGGCTCTGCCTTTGGCGCTGCCATTATGGGGATGTACGCGCTCGGAAAAGTAGAAAGCCTGGAAGTGACGGAGAAAATGGTGCAGGTAATCAGAACATTCGATCCTGATCCTCAGGCACACGAAACGTACATGAAAACCTATGCTTTATATAAAGCCCTTTACCCGAAATTAAAAGACTGCTTTACAGAAGTTGTGTCGCTGGAGAAATAA
- a CDS encoding STAS/SEC14 domain-containing protein has product MKQELTNPFGRVFLTIEEDALNKWIYVNWMGYLTAENIKMGANAYTTALEKAGYNCVLNDTRLIIGSWDHSMDWVINEWAPQAAKAGLKYFAMITTPETFADSSASNFYSKLTAFKAEVFDDMDKGKQWLKQFSL; this is encoded by the coding sequence ATGAAACAGGAGCTTACAAATCCGTTTGGCAGAGTTTTTTTAACGATAGAAGAGGATGCGCTAAACAAATGGATATATGTAAACTGGATGGGGTACCTGACAGCAGAGAACATTAAAATGGGGGCAAATGCGTATACTACTGCTCTGGAGAAGGCTGGTTATAACTGTGTGCTTAACGATACGCGCCTGATTATAGGTTCCTGGGATCATTCGATGGATTGGGTTATAAATGAATGGGCTCCTCAGGCTGCAAAAGCAGGCTTAAAGTATTTCGCCATGATTACAACACCTGAAACCTTTGCTGACTCTTCGGCATCAAATTTTTATAGCAAGCTTACAGCTTTTAAAGCAGAGGTGTTCGACGACATGGATAAAGGCAAGCAATGGTTAAAGCAATTTTCACTATAG
- a CDS encoding multidrug effflux MFS transporter yields MTRKQHITIILILGSLATISPFAIDMYLPGFPAIAKDLNTTIDKVQLSLTSYLIGISAGQLLYGPLLDRYGRKIPLYIGLVIYLITSVGCAFTTSIDALITMRFLQAIGGCAGMVAAQALVRDLFPVDKTAQAFSLLTLVIAVSPMVAPTVGGYVTTALGWHYVFIALALITALIIVGVFFLLPQGKEPDATISLQPRAVISNFLTVLGQPQFLLYALAGGIATAAPFAYIAGSADVFINIYGVSEQEYGWIFAILAFAMIGSTQLNHGLLKRFRSEQVVNFTLFYQTFVGIVLVAGTWYGLYGKTALIILMFIFLTGQGLTNPNATALSLAPFSRHTGSAAALLGSFRMAMGGLVSAAVSVLHNDTTLPMVIVMTLCALSGLIILLVGKTAIQHRASRKKVEEDTSVIL; encoded by the coding sequence ATGACACGTAAACAACACATTACTATAATTCTTATACTAGGGTCTTTAGCCACTATCAGTCCTTTTGCCATTGATATGTATTTGCCAGGTTTCCCGGCTATAGCTAAAGACCTGAATACGACCATCGATAAGGTGCAGCTGTCGCTAACCAGCTACCTGATTGGTATTTCTGCCGGTCAGTTGCTGTACGGGCCGCTGCTGGACCGTTATGGCAGGAAAATTCCGCTTTATATTGGCCTGGTTATTTACCTGATAACCTCTGTAGGCTGCGCTTTTACAACTTCCATAGATGCACTTATTACCATGCGTTTTCTGCAGGCAATCGGAGGTTGTGCCGGTATGGTGGCAGCTCAGGCGCTGGTGCGGGACTTGTTTCCGGTGGATAAAACAGCACAGGCTTTCTCGCTGCTGACGCTTGTTATTGCCGTTTCGCCTATGGTGGCACCAACAGTAGGAGGCTATGTAACCACGGCTCTTGGGTGGCATTATGTTTTTATAGCACTTGCCCTGATTACCGCTTTAATTATAGTCGGGGTTTTCTTTCTGCTGCCCCAGGGCAAAGAACCGGACGCAACTATATCGCTTCAGCCCAGAGCGGTTATAAGTAATTTTCTGACTGTGCTAGGGCAGCCGCAGTTCCTGCTTTATGCCTTAGCCGGAGGCATTGCCACTGCTGCCCCCTTTGCCTACATTGCCGGTTCGGCAGATGTATTTATCAATATTTATGGTGTAAGCGAGCAGGAATACGGGTGGATATTCGCCATTCTGGCGTTTGCCATGATAGGATCGACGCAGCTGAACCACGGCTTGCTGAAAAGATTCAGGAGTGAACAAGTTGTTAACTTCACCTTATTTTACCAGACATTTGTAGGCATTGTTTTAGTAGCAGGAACCTGGTATGGCCTGTATGGCAAGACTGCTTTAATTATACTGATGTTTATCTTCCTGACAGGGCAGGGGCTTACAAACCCTAATGCCACAGCACTTTCGCTGGCTCCTTTTTCCAGGCATACAGGTAGTGCCGCTGCATTGCTGGGTAGTTTCAGAATGGCCATGGGAGGACTGGTTTCCGCTGCTGTAAGTGTGCTACACAACGATACCACCTTGCCAATGGTTATAGTAATGACGCTTTGCGCTTTGAGCGGGCTTATTATCTTATTAGTCGGCAAAACAGCCATTCAACACAGGGCCAGCAGGAAAAAAGTAGAAGAAGATACGTCGGTTATACTATAA
- a CDS encoding GNAT family N-acetyltransferase, which yields MELTVKHDKKYQQFTIELEADEEAELAYALPSDKVLDFTHTFVPESARGQGVAHKLIEQGLQFAADNGFKVIATCPAVATYINRHQQYQHLLYQEDA from the coding sequence ATGGAATTAACTGTTAAACACGATAAAAAATACCAGCAATTTACTATAGAACTGGAGGCAGACGAAGAAGCTGAACTTGCCTATGCTTTACCTTCGGATAAAGTACTGGATTTCACACATACGTTTGTACCTGAATCTGCACGCGGCCAGGGCGTTGCCCATAAGCTTATTGAACAAGGACTTCAATTCGCTGCAGATAACGGTTTTAAAGTTATAGCCACCTGCCCCGCCGTTGCTACCTATATAAACCGCCACCAGCAGTACCAGCACCTGCTATACCAGGAAGACGCATGA
- a CDS encoding CvpA family protein: MINFTDIFIVFILLSSLYTGWHRGFLIGMLDLLRWVGSFLLGLRFYPYLAGWLSRHTDWSEIWIPPISFFIVAIMAGIIIQYVGMLLVRQFPRSVHTRKSNQVLGLIPGFFSGLITAAILAVFLLTIPLPGSVEDSVQNSRLANYLASYTDQVETRLAPVFDKAAQRTLTKLTVDPESEKFIELPFRVADSKPRPDLEAEMLQLVNEERIANGLQPLEADTALREVARQHSADMLNRGYFSHYSPEGNDAFYRIRQANISFRAAGENLALAPSLTIAHDGLMNSPGHRANILQRRFGRVGIGIMEGGSRRLMVTQNFRN; this comes from the coding sequence ATGATCAATTTTACAGATATATTTATTGTCTTTATACTACTCTCCAGTTTGTACACTGGCTGGCACCGTGGCTTTTTAATTGGTATGCTGGATCTGCTCAGGTGGGTGGGAAGCTTCCTGCTGGGGCTACGGTTCTATCCGTACCTGGCTGGCTGGCTGAGCCGGCACACCGATTGGAGCGAAATATGGATTCCGCCCATTTCCTTTTTTATAGTAGCTATAATGGCTGGCATAATTATACAGTACGTAGGTATGCTGTTGGTAAGGCAGTTTCCTCGTTCTGTTCATACCCGCAAAAGCAACCAGGTGCTGGGGCTTATACCCGGCTTTTTTAGCGGGTTGATTACAGCTGCTATTCTGGCTGTTTTTCTGCTGACCATTCCACTTCCCGGGAGTGTAGAAGATAGTGTACAGAACAGCAGGCTCGCTAATTACCTGGCTTCCTATACCGATCAGGTAGAAACCCGGTTAGCGCCTGTGTTTGATAAAGCAGCACAAAGAACTCTTACAAAGCTTACTGTAGATCCGGAATCTGAAAAATTTATAGAATTACCTTTCCGGGTAGCTGATTCTAAACCCAGGCCAGATCTGGAGGCAGAAATGCTGCAACTGGTAAACGAAGAACGTATTGCTAATGGCTTACAACCCCTGGAAGCAGACACAGCGCTACGGGAAGTAGCCCGCCAGCATTCTGCTGATATGCTGAACCGTGGTTATTTTTCCCATTACTCACCGGAAGGCAATGATGCTTTTTACCGCATCCGGCAAGCCAACATCTCTTTCCGGGCTGCTGGTGAGAACCTGGCGCTGGCTCCCTCGCTTACCATTGCCCATGATGGCCTGATGAATTCGCCTGGTCATCGTGCCAATATTCTGCAAAGGAGGTTTGGCAGAGTAGGCATCGGCATTATGGAAGGTGGCTCGCGCCGGCTGATGGTAACGCAGAATTTCAGAAACTAA